From the genome of Paracoccus seriniphilus, one region includes:
- the gyrB gene encoding DNA topoisomerase (ATP-hydrolyzing) subunit B, whose protein sequence is MTDTAPQTAEYGADSIKVLKGLEAVRKRPGMYIGDTDDGSGLHHMVYEVVDNGIDEALAGEADYVKVKIHNDNSVSVRDNGRGIPVDLHAGEGVSAAEVIMTQLHAGGKFDQNSYKVSGGLHGVGVSVVNALSDWLELRIWRNGKEHYARFEHGDTTEHLRVVGDAAEGETGTEVRFLASAKTNDPDGTFSNLDYNYKTLENRLRELAFLNSGVRIILEDSRHAEVQRTELFYEGGVREFVKFLDRSKSPVMPEPIFMTGEKNGIGVEVAMWWNDSYHETVLPFTNNIPQRDGGTHMAGFRGALTRVINQYAQSSGIAKKEKIDFTGDDAREGLTCVLSVKVPDPKFSSQTKDKLVSSEVRPAVEGLVHEKLTEWFEENPTEAKGIVSKIIEAALAREAARRARELTRRKSAMDVASLPGKLADCQEKDPSLSELFIVEGDSAGGSAKQGRSRQNQAVLPLRGKILNVERARFDRMLGSDQIGTLITALGTGIGRDEFSLKKLRYHKIIIMTDADVDGAHIRTLLLTFFFRQMPELIEAGHLYIAQPPLYKVGRGRSEVYLKNEAALEEYLIQQGVEGAILRLGSGEEITGNDLLRIVEEARTCRRVLRAYPTHYPPHITEQAAIAGALVPGRVDSDAQGAADAVAARLDLIAEEYERGWTGRPTQDAGIRLTRTLRGVEESRTLDGQMLRSAESRRLGEMTTSLQEIYGQTARLIRKDREQPIYGPLSLLTAIFLEGEKGLSLQRYKGLGEMNPDQLWETTLDPAARTMLQVRIEDVAEAEDLFTKLMGDVVEPRREFIQTNALNVANLDT, encoded by the coding sequence GATACTGCCCCACAGACCGCCGAATACGGTGCAGATTCCATCAAGGTTCTCAAGGGATTGGAGGCTGTTCGCAAGCGGCCCGGCATGTATATCGGCGATACGGATGACGGTAGCGGCCTGCACCACATGGTCTATGAGGTCGTGGACAACGGCATCGACGAGGCCCTGGCAGGCGAAGCCGACTATGTGAAGGTGAAGATCCACAACGACAACAGCGTCAGCGTGCGCGACAACGGCCGCGGCATCCCGGTCGATCTGCATGCAGGCGAGGGCGTCAGCGCGGCCGAGGTCATCATGACCCAGCTGCATGCCGGGGGCAAATTCGACCAGAACAGCTACAAGGTCTCTGGCGGCCTGCATGGCGTGGGGGTTTCCGTCGTCAACGCGCTGTCGGACTGGCTGGAACTGCGGATCTGGCGCAATGGCAAGGAACATTACGCCCGTTTCGAACATGGCGACACCACCGAGCATCTGCGCGTCGTCGGCGATGCCGCCGAGGGTGAAACCGGGACCGAGGTGCGCTTTCTGGCATCGGCCAAGACCAATGATCCCGACGGCACCTTCAGCAACCTGGATTACAACTACAAGACGCTGGAAAACCGGCTGCGCGAACTGGCATTCCTGAACAGCGGTGTGCGGATCATCCTGGAAGATTCACGTCATGCCGAAGTGCAGAGGACGGAATTGTTCTACGAGGGCGGCGTCCGCGAATTCGTGAAATTCCTCGACCGTTCGAAATCTCCCGTGATGCCCGAGCCGATCTTCATGACCGGCGAAAAGAACGGCATCGGCGTCGAAGTCGCCATGTGGTGGAATGACAGCTATCATGAAACCGTCCTGCCCTTCACCAACAACATCCCCCAGCGCGACGGCGGCACCCATATGGCCGGCTTCCGGGGCGCGCTGACGCGGGTCATCAACCAATATGCGCAATCCAGCGGCATCGCCAAGAAAGAGAAGATCGACTTTACTGGCGACGACGCCCGTGAAGGCCTGACCTGCGTGCTGTCGGTCAAGGTTCCAGATCCGAAATTCTCCAGCCAGACCAAGGACAAGCTGGTCTCCTCCGAAGTCCGCCCGGCTGTCGAGGGGCTTGTGCATGAAAAGCTGACCGAGTGGTTCGAGGAAAACCCGACCGAGGCCAAGGGCATCGTCAGCAAGATTATCGAGGCTGCGCTTGCACGCGAAGCCGCACGCAGGGCGCGCGAACTGACGCGCCGCAAATCCGCGATGGACGTGGCCTCGCTGCCGGGGAAATTGGCCGATTGCCAGGAAAAGGACCCCTCGCTGTCGGAATTGTTCATCGTCGAGGGTGACTCGGCCGGCGGATCGGCGAAACAGGGCCGGTCGCGGCAGAATCAGGCTGTCCTGCCCCTGCGCGGCAAGATCCTGAACGTCGAACGCGCCCGTTTCGACCGTATGCTGGGCAGCGACCAGATCGGAACGCTGATCACCGCATTGGGCACCGGCATTGGCCGCGACGAATTCAGCCTCAAGAAACTGCGCTACCACAAGATCATCATCATGACCGATGCTGACGTCGATGGCGCGCATATCCGCACCCTGTTGCTGACCTTCTTCTTCCGGCAGATGCCTGAACTCATCGAGGCCGGGCATCTCTATATCGCGCAACCGCCGCTCTACAAGGTCGGCCGTGGCCGCTCCGAGGTCTACCTCAAGAACGAGGCCGCGCTGGAGGAATATCTGATCCAGCAAGGCGTCGAAGGCGCGATACTGCGCCTGGGAAGCGGCGAAGAGATCACCGGTAACGACCTTCTGCGCATCGTCGAAGAGGCACGCACCTGCCGTCGTGTCCTGCGCGCCTATCCCACCCATTACCCGCCCCATATCACCGAACAGGCCGCCATTGCAGGCGCTCTGGTCCCCGGACGCGTCGACTCCGACGCGCAGGGTGCGGCAGATGCCGTCGCCGCACGCCTTGACCTGATCGCCGAGGAATATGAGCGCGGCTGGACGGGTCGTCCGACGCAGGATGCTGGTATCCGCCTGACCCGCACCCTGCGCGGCGTCGAGGAATCGCGCACGCTGGACGGTCAGATGCTGCGCAGCGCCGAAAGCCGTCGTCTTGGCGAGATGACCACAAGTCTGCAGGAAATCTATGGCCAGACCGCGCGCCTGATCCGCAAGGACCGCGAGCAGCCGATCTACGGACCGCTCAGCCTGTTGACTGCTATCTTCCTCGAAGGTGAGAAGGGCCTGTCCCTGCAGCGCTACAAGGGTCTGGGCGAGATGAACCCGGATCAACTGTGGGAAACGACGCTGGATCCGGCTGCCCGTACGATGCTGCAGGTGCGCATCGAAGATGTCGCCGAAGCCGAAGACCTCTTCACCAAACTGATGGGAGATGTCGTCGAACCACGCCGGGAGTTCATTCAGACCAATGCCCTGAACGTGGCCAATCTGGATACCTGA
- a CDS encoding sulfite oxidase heme-binding subunit YedZ: protein MRQQVNGLLRRVPVWTVWLAGLLPLTLLLWDTLTGGLGIDPVRDIEHRLGRTALYFLIASLAVTPLLRVAGVSLMKFRRALGLLCFTYAGLHVLSWLSMDMSFLWAQMGRDIIKRPYLLLGMTGFALLAALAVTSNNASIRHMGAGAWRRLHKLVYVAAPLVALHWILALKTFPVTPGFWLLVILALLGLRVAIPRPLARKRQIA from the coding sequence ATGCGACAACAGGTGAATGGATTGCTGCGGCGGGTGCCGGTCTGGACGGTCTGGCTGGCCGGCTTGCTGCCATTGACACTGCTGCTGTGGGATACGCTGACCGGCGGGCTGGGAATCGACCCGGTCCGCGATATCGAACACCGTCTGGGTCGCACGGCGTTGTATTTCCTGATTGCCAGCCTTGCCGTCACCCCCTTGCTGAGGGTTGCGGGGGTCAGCCTGATGAAATTCCGCCGTGCTCTGGGTTTGTTGTGTTTTACCTATGCGGGACTGCATGTCCTGTCATGGCTGAGCATGGATATGAGCTTTCTCTGGGCCCAGATGGGCAGGGATATCATCAAGCGGCCCTATCTCTTGCTGGGCATGACCGGCTTTGCATTGCTTGCTGCCCTTGCCGTGACCTCCAACAATGCCTCGATCCGACACATGGGCGCGGGGGCGTGGCGGCGCCTGCACAAGCTGGTCTATGTCGCGGCTCCGCTGGTCGCCCTGCACTGGATACTGGCGCTCAAGACATTCCCTGTCACACCGGGCTTCTGGCTGCTGGTGATTCTGGCACTTTTGGGGCTGCGGGTGGCGATTCCCCGGCCATTGGCGCGAAAGCGTCAGATCGCTTGA
- the msrP gene encoding protein-methionine-sulfoxide reductase catalytic subunit MsrP, translating into MKLTWSDVTPKSSWLNRRSFLAAGAALAASPALGLTGKPSGFSTDAEPNSLKDITNYNNFYEFGTGKEDPARYASALTTDPWSVEIGGLVERPGSYGLEDIAPDNELEERIYRLRCVEAWSMVIPWIGVPLASILNRVGVQPSAKYVAFETLVRPEEMRGQKRPILDWPYREGLRLDEAMHPLTILATGLYSDPLPNQNGAPLRLVVPWKYGFKSIKSIVRITLTDSEPFATWNALQPREYGFYANVNPQVDHPRWSQATERKIGGGLFGGRQETLMFNGYADQVASLYEGMDLSRQF; encoded by the coding sequence ATGAAGCTTACCTGGTCTGATGTGACGCCGAAATCCTCATGGCTGAACCGGCGCAGCTTTCTTGCGGCCGGTGCGGCGCTGGCCGCCTCGCCGGCGTTGGGGCTGACGGGCAAACCTTCGGGGTTTTCCACCGATGCCGAGCCGAACAGCCTGAAGGATATCACCAACTATAACAATTTCTACGAGTTCGGCACCGGGAAAGAGGATCCCGCGCGCTATGCCTCGGCGCTGACGACGGATCCCTGGTCGGTGGAAATCGGCGGCCTGGTCGAACGCCCCGGCAGTTACGGGCTGGAAGACATTGCTCCCGACAATGAGCTGGAAGAACGGATCTACCGGCTACGCTGTGTCGAAGCCTGGTCGATGGTCATTCCCTGGATCGGCGTGCCGCTGGCCTCGATCCTGAACAGGGTGGGGGTCCAGCCCTCGGCCAAATATGTCGCTTTCGAGACTCTGGTTCGCCCCGAAGAGATGCGCGGGCAGAAAAGGCCGATTCTGGACTGGCCCTATCGCGAGGGGCTGCGACTGGATGAGGCCATGCATCCGCTGACGATTCTGGCGACCGGGCTGTATTCCGACCCGCTGCCCAATCAGAACGGCGCGCCGCTGCGTCTGGTGGTGCCGTGGAAATACGGCTTCAAGTCGATCAAGTCGATCGTGCGCATCACCCTGACAGACAGTGAACCCTTTGCCACCTGGAATGCGCTGCAGCCGCGCGAATACGGCTTTTATGCCAATGTGAACCCGCAGGTGGATCATCCGCGCTGGTCGCAGGCCACCGAACGCAAGATCGGCGGCGGGCTGTTCGGGGGGCGTCAGGAGACGTTGATGTTCAACGGATATGCGGATCAGGTTGCTTCTCTTTACGAGGGCATGGATCTGAGCAGGCAGTTCTGA
- a CDS encoding DUF302 domain-containing protein: MMKVTELHITSLLLPFALMLSGVTAQADDLAVNAPVTHQTTGEFEDIVFAVENAILNAGLLIEGHSHVGDMLARTKEDVGGGKDLYSHADVFTFCSASVSRQVMEADILNLQHCPYSIFLFETPEAPGQITVGRRAYGGSMQPAAELLDSIIADALMLD; this comes from the coding sequence ATGATGAAAGTGACCGAATTGCACATCACATCCCTATTACTTCCCTTCGCACTGATGCTGTCCGGCGTTACAGCACAGGCGGATGACTTGGCCGTGAACGCGCCGGTCACGCATCAGACGACCGGAGAATTCGAGGACATCGTCTTCGCGGTCGAGAATGCGATTCTGAACGCGGGACTGCTGATCGAAGGTCACAGCCATGTCGGAGACATGCTGGCCAGAACCAAGGAAGATGTCGGCGGCGGCAAGGATCTCTACAGCCATGCCGATGTCTTTACCTTCTGCTCGGCCAGCGTATCGCGGCAGGTGATGGAGGCAGATATCCTCAATCTGCAACATTGCCCCTATTCGATCTTTCTGTTCGAAACCCCCGAGGCACCGGGTCAGATCACCGTCGGCCGCCGCGCCTATGGCGGATCGATGCAGCCCGCCGCGGAACTGCTGGACAGCATCATTGCGGACGCCCTGATGCTGGACTGA
- the recQ gene encoding DNA helicase RecQ yields the protein MPTDLLRQVWGFDGFRPGQREIVETVASGQDVLAIMPTGGGKSLCYQLPALMREGVTVVISPLIALMRDQVRALREAGVSAGALTSGNTHDETDAVFQSLEQGALKLLYMAPERLASGGTLQLLRRAGVTAIAVDEAHCVSQWGHDFRPDYLRIGELKRDLGVPLSAFTATADAETRAEIISRLFDGRDPAIFLRGFDRPNIRLAFQPKDSPRKQVMNFVAARRGQSGIIYCASRARTETLAQALNEAGHSAVAYHGGMEAEPRRHVEGRFQREDGLIVAATVAFGMGIDKPDIRWVLHADLPKSIEAYYQEIGRAGRDGDPAETLTLYGPDDIRFRRMQVDEGLAESARKGADHARLNALLGLAEATGCRRRRLLAYFGEDMAEDCGNCDLCLNPPKLFDGTMAVRKALSAMLRTGEWFGSGHLIDILTGNDTEKVRDRGHDKLPTFGVGREFSRGQWQAIFRQMMGLDLCRPDPERHGALHLTDMAHPILRGESSVTLRHDTTLKARGGNVVKTQVSEEDEPLLSALKAKRRALAEAGGVPAYVIFPDRTLIEMAQRRPATLDEMAHINGVGAKKLERYGDAFLTVIAGEQPEMHPHRRALAGRPAGVLFDRLLEVQGRLARGEDGTAKPLSCSTSLLRRIAEMRPSDADSLARLMDPARLERFGPAFLDEIARS from the coding sequence ACCGTGGCAAGCGGGCAGGACGTGCTTGCGATCATGCCGACGGGCGGGGGCAAGTCACTTTGCTATCAGTTGCCCGCCCTGATGCGCGAAGGGGTGACGGTGGTCATCTCTCCGCTGATTGCGCTGATGCGCGATCAGGTGCGCGCATTGCGCGAAGCCGGGGTTTCCGCCGGAGCCCTGACCAGCGGCAACACGCATGACGAAACCGATGCCGTCTTTCAGTCGCTGGAACAGGGGGCGCTGAAGCTTCTGTACATGGCGCCCGAACGGCTGGCCTCGGGGGGCACCCTGCAGTTGCTGCGCCGCGCCGGAGTCACGGCCATTGCCGTGGACGAGGCGCATTGCGTCAGCCAATGGGGGCATGATTTCCGCCCCGACTATCTGCGCATCGGCGAATTGAAGCGCGACCTGGGCGTACCGCTGTCCGCCTTTACCGCCACAGCTGATGCCGAGACGCGGGCCGAGATCATCTCGCGTCTGTTCGATGGTCGCGATCCGGCGATCTTCCTGCGCGGCTTTGACCGCCCCAATATCCGTCTGGCCTTTCAGCCCAAGGACAGCCCCCGCAAGCAGGTGATGAATTTCGTCGCGGCGCGCCGGGGCCAGTCGGGCATCATCTATTGTGCCAGCCGCGCGCGGACCGAAACGCTTGCGCAGGCGCTCAATGAGGCCGGGCACAGCGCCGTCGCCTATCATGGCGGCATGGAGGCCGAACCCCGGCGTCATGTCGAGGGCCGCTTTCAGCGCGAGGACGGGTTGATCGTGGCTGCGACGGTGGCATTTGGCATGGGCATCGACAAGCCGGATATCCGCTGGGTCCTGCATGCCGATCTGCCCAAGTCCATCGAGGCCTATTATCAGGAGATCGGTCGCGCGGGGCGTGATGGTGATCCGGCCGAGACGCTGACCCTCTATGGCCCCGATGATATCCGCTTTCGCCGCATGCAGGTGGATGAGGGGCTGGCGGAAAGCGCCCGAAAAGGGGCCGACCACGCCCGCCTGAATGCCCTGCTGGGTCTGGCCGAGGCCACGGGCTGCCGCCGCCGCCGTCTGCTGGCATATTTCGGCGAGGATATGGCCGAGGATTGCGGCAATTGCGATCTGTGTCTCAACCCGCCGAAACTGTTTGACGGAACCATGGCCGTGCGCAAGGCGCTGTCGGCCATGCTGCGCACGGGTGAATGGTTCGGCAGCGGGCATCTGATCGACATATTGACCGGGAATGACACCGAGAAGGTGCGCGATCGCGGGCATGACAAGCTGCCGACCTTCGGGGTCGGGCGCGAATTCAGCCGTGGCCAATGGCAGGCGATCTTCCGGCAGATGATGGGGCTGGACCTGTGCCGCCCCGATCCGGAACGCCACGGCGCCCTGCATCTGACCGATATGGCACATCCGATCCTGCGCGGGGAAAGCAGCGTGACGTTGCGCCATGATACGACGCTGAAGGCCAGGGGCGGCAATGTCGTCAAGACGCAGGTTTCGGAAGAGGACGAACCCTTGCTGTCGGCGCTCAAGGCCAAGCGGCGCGCGCTGGCCGAGGCAGGCGGCGTGCCCGCCTATGTGATCTTTCCCGACCGGACGCTGATCGAGATGGCACAGCGCCGCCCCGCCACCCTGGACGAGATGGCGCATATAAACGGCGTGGGCGCCAAGAAGCTGGAACGCTATGGTGATGCCTTCCTGACCGTCATTGCCGGTGAACAACCCGAGATGCACCCGCACAGACGCGCGTTGGCCGGGCGTCCGGCGGGCGTGCTGTTTGATCGTTTGCTGGAGGTTCAAGGCCGGTTGGCGCGTGGCGAGGATGGCACTGCCAAGCCGCTGAGCTGTTCGACATCGCTGCTGAGGCGCATCGCGGAAATGCGCCCTTCCGACGCGGATTCGCTGGCGCGTCTGATGGACCCGGCGCGTCTCGAGCGCTTTGGTCCGGCTTTTCTGGATGAAATCGCCCGCAGCTGA